In one Sphingobium sp. TKS genomic region, the following are encoded:
- a CDS encoding EexN family lipoprotein — MLAGCERAPRGKDYLTSHPEELRGLVKACADGSHPNEQECSNAESLRILDNKMRSLSK; from the coding sequence ATGCTCGCAGGATGCGAGCGGGCACCGCGCGGGAAGGACTATCTAACCTCTCACCCGGAAGAGCTCAGAGGACTCGTCAAGGCCTGTGCCGACGGATCACATCCCAACGAACAGGAGTGTTCCAACGCTGAAAGCCTCCGGATTCTCGACAACAAGATGCGGTCGCTTTCGAAATAA
- a CDS encoding VirB4 family type IV secretion/conjugal transfer ATPase: MASAAAQLPPRKTPWRILRQEAEPGRYLPYVRHVTSEVIALDSGDLMMMFRLEGLAFETADPIHLNDWHEKLNGTWRNIADDRLALWTHIVRRPVDDYPEGQFRSDFAADLDEKYRARVTAKRMFVNEHYLTLIMRPAVGSADRTGLLLKRIAKARAADEEVDPDELARFEEKARDIEKLLRRCSPARLALYEQNGLLFSRPLEVLEQVMMGAKAKVPLVRGHLGSALYGERVIFGRETVEIRAHDASRWLGIFGIREYPALTRPGQMNALLGQDFAFVVSQSFTFMGKARAAERLRRRQNQMASTEDAAASQALDLEDAADDLQSNRFVLGEHHFSLGVFAESQRRLADNLSAARAALADAGLVSAREGPALEAAFWAQLPGNFAWRARPAAITSRNFAALAPFHTYPAGRPSGNHWGPAIALMKTAAQSPYYFNFHVGDLGHTLIIGPSGAGKTVVQNFLMAQLEKTGAQQIFIDKDRGAEIYVRSAGGIYLTLKNGEPTGFAPLRALEYGPRNLVFLGRLIRQLVTPPGGTLGVTQERMIDEGLASLGRLAPENRSILALRQLLGQRDPEGIGARLEKWSRGGSLGWVFDNEIDALSLDAPFLGFDMTDFLDNPEVRTPIMMYMFHRIDGLLDGRRLVIDIDEFWKALGDDAFRAFAQDGLKTYRKQNAFLVFGTQSPADALRSDISHSIMEQVATKILLPNPYGRETDYIDGLGLTQAEFKLVRHDLNPESRRFLIKQGHDSIVVELDLGGLSDELAVLSGTTETVTLLDAIRADVGDDPAKWLALFHQQRRSASIRKG, translated from the coding sequence GTGGCTAGCGCGGCTGCCCAGCTTCCGCCGCGCAAGACGCCGTGGCGCATATTGCGGCAAGAGGCCGAGCCGGGTCGCTATCTGCCCTACGTGCGCCACGTGACATCGGAGGTGATCGCGCTCGATAGCGGCGACCTCATGATGATGTTCCGCCTTGAAGGGCTTGCGTTCGAGACCGCGGATCCGATCCACCTCAATGACTGGCACGAGAAGCTCAACGGCACCTGGCGCAACATTGCCGACGATCGGCTCGCGCTCTGGACGCACATCGTTCGCCGCCCGGTCGATGACTATCCCGAAGGCCAATTCCGCTCGGACTTCGCGGCCGATCTGGACGAAAAATATCGCGCGCGGGTGACTGCCAAGCGCATGTTCGTCAACGAGCATTATCTGACGCTGATCATGCGGCCGGCGGTCGGCTCGGCCGATCGGACCGGGCTTCTCCTCAAGCGCATCGCCAAGGCCAGGGCGGCCGATGAGGAAGTCGACCCCGACGAGTTGGCCCGCTTCGAGGAGAAGGCGCGCGATATCGAAAAGCTGCTTCGGCGGTGCAGCCCCGCGCGGCTCGCTCTTTATGAGCAGAATGGCCTCCTATTCTCCAGGCCGCTCGAAGTGCTCGAGCAAGTCATGATGGGCGCAAAGGCCAAGGTCCCGCTGGTCCGAGGCCATCTTGGATCAGCCCTCTACGGCGAGCGGGTGATCTTCGGACGCGAGACGGTCGAGATCCGCGCCCATGATGCGAGCCGCTGGTTGGGCATTTTCGGCATCCGGGAATATCCCGCGCTCACCCGTCCCGGTCAGATGAACGCTCTGCTCGGCCAGGATTTCGCGTTCGTCGTCTCGCAGTCCTTCACCTTCATGGGGAAGGCGCGCGCAGCCGAAAGGCTGCGCCGGCGACAGAACCAGATGGCTTCGACCGAGGACGCGGCAGCAAGCCAGGCGCTCGACCTCGAAGACGCCGCCGACGATCTTCAAAGCAATCGGTTCGTCCTTGGCGAACATCATTTCTCGCTTGGGGTGTTTGCCGAAAGCCAGAGGCGACTCGCCGATAATCTGTCGGCCGCGCGGGCGGCGCTCGCGGACGCTGGTTTGGTATCAGCGAGGGAAGGGCCGGCGCTCGAAGCAGCCTTCTGGGCTCAGCTTCCCGGTAACTTCGCGTGGCGGGCGCGGCCGGCGGCAATCACATCGCGGAATTTCGCCGCATTGGCACCTTTTCATACCTACCCCGCAGGCCGGCCGAGCGGAAATCATTGGGGTCCGGCGATCGCGCTGATGAAAACGGCCGCGCAATCGCCCTACTATTTCAACTTCCATGTCGGGGATCTCGGCCACACGCTCATCATCGGTCCCTCGGGCGCGGGCAAAACGGTCGTTCAGAACTTCCTGATGGCGCAGCTCGAGAAGACGGGCGCGCAGCAGATCTTCATCGACAAGGATCGCGGCGCCGAGATCTACGTGCGGTCTGCTGGCGGGATCTATCTGACGCTGAAGAACGGGGAGCCAACCGGCTTCGCGCCGCTGCGGGCGCTCGAATATGGGCCGCGCAACCTCGTCTTTCTCGGTCGTCTGATCCGGCAGCTGGTGACGCCGCCCGGCGGCACGCTGGGCGTCACCCAGGAGCGCATGATCGACGAAGGCTTGGCGTCGCTCGGGCGGCTCGCACCGGAGAACCGATCCATTCTGGCCCTGCGCCAGCTGCTCGGCCAGCGCGATCCGGAAGGCATCGGCGCTCGGCTTGAGAAATGGTCGCGAGGCGGATCGCTGGGTTGGGTGTTCGACAACGAGATCGATGCTTTGTCGCTCGATGCGCCGTTCCTCGGCTTCGACATGACCGACTTCCTCGACAATCCGGAAGTTCGCACGCCGATCATGATGTACATGTTCCATCGCATCGACGGCCTTCTGGATGGCCGACGACTGGTGATCGACATCGATGAGTTCTGGAAGGCGCTGGGTGATGACGCTTTCCGCGCCTTTGCCCAGGATGGCCTGAAGACCTACCGCAAGCAGAACGCCTTCCTGGTTTTCGGCACGCAGAGCCCGGCCGATGCGCTGCGCTCGGATATCTCGCACAGTATCATGGAGCAGGTCGCGACCAAGATCCTGCTGCCCAACCCCTATGGGCGTGAAACGGATTATATCGACGGGCTGGGCCTGACCCAGGCGGAATTCAAGCTCGTCCGTCACGACCTGAACCCGGAATCTCGCCGCTTCCTCATCAAGCAGGGTCATGACTCGATCGTGGTGGAACTGGACCTGGGCGGCCTCTCCGACGAGCTCGCGGTGCTCTCGGGCACCACGGAAACCGTGACGCTCCTCGATGCCATTCGCGCTGATGTCGGCGACGACCCGGCGAAATGGTTGGCTCTTTTTCACCAGCAGCGTCGGTCTGCATCGATCAGGAAAGGATGA
- a CDS encoding type IV secretion system protein: MGKGIYAALGAIALGMAGPAVAQGIPVYDSSGYLQALATVKNTLSMIDQGKEQIAEAKQLYGSFNQVTDVNGIASSLSTDAMRHLLPREARDISRLMSSDNASLGSLGSSATRIRDANRIALPELRPGASAYERASRDNLLRNGDLAARDAAIAEAAYGVSAQRTAGLEELRTSLDTASDAKQVMDIQARVGVENAHIQNDALQLQALRMRQEADVQLRSQRESEAILATKLESLSQ, from the coding sequence ATGGGTAAGGGCATATACGCAGCACTTGGCGCCATCGCCCTTGGAATGGCGGGGCCTGCAGTCGCGCAAGGTATCCCCGTCTACGACAGCTCCGGCTATCTGCAGGCGCTGGCCACGGTGAAGAACACCCTGTCGATGATCGATCAGGGGAAGGAGCAGATCGCAGAAGCGAAGCAGCTCTATGGCAGCTTCAACCAGGTCACCGACGTCAACGGCATCGCATCATCTCTTTCCACCGATGCCATGCGCCACCTTCTGCCGCGGGAGGCCCGTGACATCAGCCGGCTGATGTCGTCGGACAATGCCAGCCTGGGCTCGCTCGGGAGCTCCGCGACCCGTATCCGGGACGCCAACCGTATCGCTTTGCCGGAATTGCGACCAGGTGCGTCGGCGTATGAGCGCGCTTCCCGCGACAACCTCTTGCGGAACGGCGACCTCGCAGCGCGCGATGCCGCGATCGCGGAGGCGGCCTATGGCGTGTCGGCCCAGCGTACCGCCGGGCTCGAAGAACTGAGAACCTCGCTGGATACGGCTTCGGACGCCAAGCAGGTCATGGATATCCAGGCGAGGGTAGGGGTCGAGAATGCCCATATCCAGAACGACGCCTTGCAATTGCAGGCGCTGCGAATGCGGCAAGAAGCAGACGTCCAGTTGCGATCACAGCGCGAAAGCGAAGCGATACTGGCGACGAAGCTAGAAAGCTTGTCGCAATGA
- a CDS encoding virB8 family protein has protein sequence MRAADDRSEAVPASGLQRYFRDARSWDQDRIRNALRSTRIAWSIAAIASLLAAASIFAVAALTPLKTVVPYVIRVNQTTGAVDVQTALTQRPMRYDEAVTKYFLAQYVRTRESWIPAAAEENFRFVTILSQPTEQQRWARFYSSNNGASPQNVWGKNAVVQARVRNIAFINDRVANVRFTRTVQTETDIQNSDWIATITFAYANAPMAEGDRYRNPLGFQVENYRADPEVIR, from the coding sequence ATGCGAGCTGCTGATGACCGCTCGGAGGCGGTGCCGGCATCGGGGCTGCAGCGCTATTTCCGGGACGCACGAAGCTGGGATCAGGACAGGATCCGGAACGCGCTGCGCTCGACCCGCATCGCTTGGAGCATCGCGGCCATCGCCTCACTCCTGGCCGCGGCCTCGATCTTCGCAGTTGCGGCTCTGACGCCTCTCAAGACTGTCGTGCCCTATGTTATTCGCGTCAACCAGACCACCGGCGCGGTGGATGTCCAGACCGCGCTCACGCAGCGGCCGATGCGCTACGATGAGGCGGTCACCAAATACTTCCTCGCCCAGTATGTGAGAACCCGCGAAAGCTGGATCCCGGCAGCGGCCGAAGAAAATTTTCGGTTCGTGACGATCCTCTCGCAGCCGACCGAACAGCAGCGCTGGGCGCGCTTCTACAGTAGCAACAATGGTGCCAGTCCCCAAAATGTCTGGGGCAAGAACGCAGTTGTGCAGGCGCGCGTGCGCAACATCGCCTTCATCAACGATCGCGTCGCCAATGTCCGGTTCACGCGGACAGTCCAGACCGAGACCGACATCCAGAACAGCGATTGGATCGCCACGATCACGTTCGCCTACGCCAACGCGCCCATGGCGGAAGGCGATCGCTACCGGAACCCGCTGGGATTCCAGGTCGAAAACTATCGTGCCGATCCGGAGGTGATCCGATGA
- a CDS encoding IS6-like element IS6100 family transposase, giving the protein MTDFKWRHFQGDVILWAVRWYCRYPISYRDLEEMLAERGISVDHTTIYRWVQCYAPEMEKRLRWFWRRGFDPSWRLDETYVKVRGKWTYLYRAVDKRGDTIDFYLSPTRSAKAAKRFLGKALRGLKHWEKPATLNTDKAPSYGAAITELKREGKLDRETAHRQVKYLNNVIEADHGKLKILIKPVRGFKSIPTAYATIKGFEVMRALRKGQARPWCLQPGIRGEVRLVERAFGIGPSALTEAMGMLNHHFAAAA; this is encoded by the coding sequence ATGACGGATTTCAAGTGGCGCCATTTCCAGGGTGATGTGATCCTGTGGGCGGTGCGCTGGTATTGTCGCTATCCGATCAGCTATCGCGACCTTGAGGAAATGCTGGCGGAACGCGGCATTTCGGTCGACCATACGACGATCTATCGCTGGGTCCAGTGCTACGCCCCGGAGATGGAGAAGCGGCTGCGCTGGTTCTGGCGGCGTGGCTTTGATCCGAGCTGGCGCCTGGATGAAACCTACGTCAAGGTGCGGGGCAAGTGGACCTACCTGTACCGGGCAGTCGACAAGCGGGGCGACACGATCGATTTCTACCTGTCGCCGACCCGCAGCGCCAAGGCAGCGAAGCGGTTCCTGGGCAAGGCCCTGCGAGGCCTGAAGCACTGGGAAAAGCCTGCCACGCTCAATACCGACAAAGCGCCGAGCTATGGTGCAGCGATCACCGAATTGAAGCGCGAAGGAAAGCTGGACCGGGAGACGGCCCACCGGCAGGTGAAGTATCTCAATAACGTGATCGAGGCCGATCACGGAAAGCTCAAGATACTGATCAAGCCGGTGCGCGGTTTCAAATCGATCCCCACGGCCTATGCCACGATCAAGGGATTCGAAGTCATGCGAGCCCTGCGCAAAGGACAGGCTCGCCCCTGGTGCCTGCAGCCCGGCATCAGGGGCGAGGTGCGCCTTGTGGAGAGAGCTTTTGGCATTGGGCCCTCGGCGCTGACGGAGGCCATGGGCATGCTCAACCACCATTTCGCAGCAGCCGCCTGA
- a CDS encoding acyl-homoserine-lactone synthase has protein sequence MHIGTGFSQAMEHRLFRSMFEERKRVFVDLLRWDVPVIAGRYEIDQFDNDRAVYIVVTGDDGEHRASARLLPTTHEHILGTIFPDLCEEAPPRGSAILEITRFCLARKLRARERLELRNQLVTALVEYALANQIHSFTGVAEWPWFQQILGFGWTCRPLGLPTSEQGRSLVALQIDVDDRTREQLRASGIFRPVGLADLPAAA, from the coding sequence ATGCACATCGGGACCGGCTTTTCGCAAGCCATGGAACACCGCCTGTTTCGCTCCATGTTCGAGGAGCGCAAGCGGGTCTTCGTCGATCTTCTTCGCTGGGACGTTCCGGTCATCGCCGGTCGCTACGAGATCGATCAGTTCGACAATGATCGCGCCGTCTACATCGTTGTTACCGGGGACGACGGGGAACACCGGGCCTCCGCACGGCTTCTGCCGACCACGCACGAGCATATTCTCGGCACGATCTTCCCGGATCTTTGCGAGGAAGCGCCGCCGCGCGGCAGTGCTATCCTGGAAATCACCCGCTTTTGCCTTGCGCGAAAATTGCGCGCCCGGGAGCGTCTCGAGCTGCGCAATCAGCTGGTCACCGCGCTCGTCGAATATGCCCTCGCCAACCAGATCCACAGCTTCACCGGGGTCGCCGAGTGGCCGTGGTTCCAGCAGATCCTGGGTTTCGGCTGGACTTGCCGACCATTGGGTCTTCCCACGTCCGAGCAAGGGCGAAGTCTCGTCGCCTTGCAAATCGATGTGGACGACCGAACGCGCGAGCAGCTGCGCGCGAGCGGCATTTTCCGCCCTGTCGGCCTTGCCGATCTTCCCGCCGCAGCATGA
- a CDS encoding type IV secretion system protein translates to MATDMFNSLYANVDGKLDLFLNERLQNVVEVVRGPLAVGLVIYIALFGYMVMRGIISEPWGELFYRMVKLCLLYVAATTVAYSDWITTPLFHGMPDAISQALAGKTIDTVGEAFDDYYTQSDAIVARIETEAATYSDINPYKLVLYALSLGLKALAGLSAAVGFAITIFAKVALAIIIALGPIFIALALFEPTRRFFHGWLGQVFNYIVLLAVIIAITTLITDLGAAATAASEGVVDTAFGAVLFAAYIFLGTIFFFQAPAIATGIAGGAAAGVGAFAGTAWGTMASPFRQRRVMRNSRNLERAAHRGGTIEAA, encoded by the coding sequence ATGGCCACGGACATGTTCAATTCACTTTACGCGAACGTTGATGGGAAGCTTGATCTTTTCCTCAACGAGCGTCTCCAAAACGTCGTAGAGGTTGTCCGTGGTCCGCTCGCTGTCGGGCTGGTTATCTACATCGCCCTGTTCGGCTACATGGTGATGCGGGGCATCATCAGCGAACCATGGGGTGAGCTATTCTATCGGATGGTGAAGCTCTGTCTGCTGTATGTTGCTGCGACGACGGTCGCCTATTCCGATTGGATCACGACGCCGCTCTTCCACGGAATGCCCGATGCGATCTCCCAAGCTCTCGCCGGTAAGACGATCGACACAGTAGGAGAGGCCTTCGACGACTATTACACTCAAAGTGATGCTATAGTTGCACGGATAGAGACTGAAGCCGCAACGTACAGCGACATTAACCCATATAAACTGGTCCTCTATGCGCTGAGCCTGGGGCTGAAGGCATTAGCTGGGCTCTCGGCAGCGGTTGGATTTGCTATTACTATATTTGCCAAAGTTGCGTTGGCGATCATTATCGCACTTGGCCCCATCTTCATCGCTCTAGCTCTCTTCGAGCCAACGAGGCGTTTTTTCCACGGCTGGCTGGGGCAAGTATTCAACTATATCGTTCTCCTTGCTGTAATCATAGCCATCACGACCCTGATCACAGACCTCGGAGCGGCTGCAACAGCAGCATCTGAAGGCGTCGTGGATACGGCTTTCGGTGCTGTCCTGTTTGCAGCGTACATATTTTTGGGCACGATCTTCTTCTTCCAGGCTCCAGCCATTGCAACGGGAATAGCCGGGGGAGCCGCTGCCGGCGTGGGTGCCTTCGCCGGAACGGCCTGGGGCACGATGGCATCTCCCTTCCGACAGCGTCGCGTCATGCGCAACAGCCGCAACTTGGAGCGCGCCGCTCACCGCGGCGGCACCATCGAAGCGGCGTAG
- a CDS encoding TrbC/VirB2 family protein, which produces MTAITAHPGGRPQWARLLLRVIGVMALALLVSMLLSDPAHAQGADGITSMAENIKTWLTGTFAKTIAVIAVVIVGFMFFTGRASLGLLVTVIVGIFIVFSAQWIVDTITGGA; this is translated from the coding sequence ATGACAGCAATCACCGCCCACCCGGGCGGACGGCCCCAATGGGCGCGACTTCTGCTGCGCGTCATCGGCGTGATGGCATTGGCGCTGCTTGTCTCGATGCTGCTGAGCGATCCTGCACACGCGCAAGGTGCCGACGGCATCACGTCCATGGCGGAGAACATCAAGACCTGGCTCACCGGGACCTTCGCCAAGACCATCGCGGTGATCGCGGTCGTGATCGTTGGGTTCATGTTTTTCACCGGGCGCGCCAGCCTCGGCCTTCTGGTGACGGTCATCGTTGGCATCTTCATCGTCTTCAGTGCGCAGTGGATCGTCGACACCATCACAGGTGGTGCGTGA
- a CDS encoding phytanoyl-CoA dioxygenase family protein produces the protein MATIARRGVSAATKADENLRQHGFCILRDVESRSRIEEINRSLHPRFAATPFCQGGFYGPRTKRFGGLLKRAPTVESLVQNPAVMRLVHAILEPWCDTVQLNLTQALELHPGAPAQFPHRDQDMWRGPTGELEYLVNVMWPISPFKAENGATLVWPGSHNGGQGDDGAEPVAIEADPGSAIIFLGSTLHGAGANRSNAVRRGIIVSYCLGWLKPYENQWLTYPPEVASAFYPELAALVGYQQHRPNLGNYDGQCPSILLGGDPPDHLAAIDALRPDQEGALSEFLRQQTDQLPPRLGGLPKSSAVGTKER, from the coding sequence ATGGCCACGATCGCACGGCGCGGCGTCTCCGCCGCGACCAAAGCCGACGAAAATCTGCGGCAGCACGGCTTCTGCATCCTGCGGGATGTCGAGTCTCGGTCACGCATCGAGGAGATCAATCGATCCCTCCATCCGCGTTTTGCCGCCACGCCTTTCTGCCAGGGCGGATTCTACGGCCCTCGGACAAAACGCTTCGGTGGCCTGCTGAAGCGCGCGCCGACGGTTGAAAGTCTTGTCCAAAACCCTGCCGTCATGCGCCTCGTCCACGCTATCCTCGAGCCCTGGTGCGACACGGTCCAGCTCAACCTCACGCAAGCGCTCGAGCTGCACCCGGGGGCGCCAGCGCAATTTCCGCACCGGGATCAGGACATGTGGCGCGGTCCGACCGGCGAGCTCGAATATCTCGTCAACGTCATGTGGCCGATTTCGCCGTTCAAGGCCGAAAATGGGGCGACGCTGGTCTGGCCGGGGAGCCACAATGGCGGGCAGGGCGACGACGGCGCGGAGCCGGTCGCCATCGAAGCGGATCCGGGATCGGCGATCATATTCCTGGGATCGACCCTCCATGGCGCCGGCGCGAATCGTTCAAACGCGGTGCGCCGAGGCATCATCGTCAGCTACTGCCTCGGCTGGCTGAAGCCCTATGAGAACCAGTGGCTGACCTATCCGCCCGAGGTGGCCAGCGCATTCTATCCCGAGCTTGCCGCGCTGGTCGGCTACCAGCAGCACCGCCCCAATCTCGGCAATTATGACGGGCAGTGCCCGTCCATCCTGCTCGGCGGCGATCCGCCAGACCATCTCGCCGCAATCGATGCTCTCCGGCCCGACCAGGAAGGCGCTCTGTCCGAATTCCTGCGGCAGCAAACCGATCAACTCCCCCCCCGGCTAGGGGGATTGCCGAAATCGAGCGCGGTCGGAACAAAAGAGAGGTGA
- a CDS encoding LuxR family transcriptional regulator, giving the protein MSDLMAEITKAMGFRHYALVHHVDLKPAVRSVHIVDYPQDWVERFQARRLYASDPIHRASHRTNVGFAWSAVQSIISLTAADRSILAEAYEAGLGDGFTVPAHIPGELNGSCSFAMAAGEMLDHRQLPFVQLVGSFAFEAARKISRIHAPQSECPSLTERQAECVALVARGKTDWEISQILGIGQETVIQHVKDARDRYGVTKRTLLAIRALFEGQISFADVFGR; this is encoded by the coding sequence TTGTCTGACCTGATGGCCGAAATCACGAAGGCCATGGGCTTTCGGCACTATGCCCTGGTCCATCATGTCGACCTGAAGCCTGCGGTTCGCTCGGTCCACATCGTCGACTATCCGCAAGACTGGGTGGAGCGCTTCCAGGCGAGACGCCTCTATGCGAGCGACCCGATCCACCGCGCCAGCCATCGCACCAATGTGGGCTTTGCCTGGTCGGCGGTTCAGTCGATCATCTCTCTGACGGCCGCCGATCGCTCGATCCTGGCAGAAGCCTACGAGGCCGGGCTGGGCGACGGCTTCACCGTTCCGGCCCATATTCCTGGCGAGCTCAATGGATCCTGTTCCTTCGCGATGGCGGCGGGCGAGATGCTCGACCATCGGCAGCTGCCGTTCGTGCAGCTCGTCGGCAGCTTCGCGTTCGAAGCGGCACGCAAGATTTCCCGGATCCACGCGCCGCAATCCGAATGCCCGAGCCTGACCGAAAGGCAGGCCGAATGCGTGGCGCTGGTCGCGCGGGGCAAGACCGATTGGGAGATCAGCCAGATCCTCGGCATCGGCCAGGAAACGGTGATCCAGCATGTGAAGGATGCGCGCGACCGCTATGGCGTCACCAAGCGCACCCTCCTCGCCATTCGCGCCTTGTTCGAAGGGCAAATCAGCTTTGCCGATGTGTTCGGCCGATGA
- a CDS encoding GNAT family N-acetyltransferase, producing the protein MMMTGAPIKLTQADAADVADLYNRCSDYFLLQDGAAPTLDDARELFSDVPPEKSAHNQAVLGWKGPGGLYAIAAILRDYPRDGTWYLGFMIVDAAQRGRGVGRSIYSTVESWAAARGATEIRLAVLEANEAAERFWRSLGFIEYRRVGPDTFKMRSHRRIELSRRLSGATVEGSNK; encoded by the coding sequence ATGATGATGACGGGAGCCCCGATCAAACTTACCCAAGCGGACGCCGCAGACGTTGCAGACCTGTACAACCGTTGCAGCGACTATTTCCTGTTGCAGGACGGGGCCGCGCCCACGCTGGACGATGCTCGCGAGCTTTTCTCCGATGTGCCGCCCGAAAAGAGCGCCCACAATCAAGCTGTCCTGGGATGGAAGGGGCCTGGCGGCCTATATGCAATCGCGGCCATCCTCCGCGATTATCCGCGTGATGGCACATGGTATCTCGGCTTCATGATCGTAGATGCCGCACAGCGTGGTCGTGGCGTCGGACGCTCAATTTACTCGACGGTCGAAAGCTGGGCCGCTGCGAGAGGTGCCACAGAGATTCGGTTGGCCGTGCTGGAAGCGAATGAAGCGGCAGAGCGATTTTGGCGTTCTCTCGGCTTCATTGAGTATCGGCGCGTTGGGCCAGACACCTTCAAAATGCGTAGCCATCGCCGGATAGAACTGAGCCGTCGCCTTTCTGGCGCGACCGTAGAAGGCAGCAACAAGTAA
- a CDS encoding lytic transglycosylase domain-containing protein: MILDVATLLSLAGACAPTVAPETLISIVHTESRFNSLAIGVNSPGVRAPKPATKAQAIAAARSLIGRGYNIDLGLGQINSANLGWLGLSVENAFEPCSNLAAAARVLATNYQAVARLAPSRDHAIATALSMYNTGDRQRGFRNGYVARVYASASAVIPLIRGTAPVAAAPAIPQSLPTFAPPPDTPVSPPAAAGWNTAARASQASLMVFGDGAASQKGQHP; the protein is encoded by the coding sequence ATGATCCTCGATGTCGCCACCCTTCTTTCGCTTGCAGGAGCTTGCGCACCGACGGTGGCGCCTGAGACGCTCATTTCGATCGTCCACACGGAGAGCCGGTTCAACAGTCTCGCAATCGGGGTCAATAGTCCCGGCGTGCGCGCGCCAAAGCCCGCGACCAAGGCGCAGGCAATCGCTGCGGCGCGCAGCCTGATTGGTCGAGGCTACAACATCGATCTCGGCCTGGGACAGATTAACAGCGCCAATCTCGGCTGGCTGGGGCTTTCGGTCGAAAATGCGTTCGAACCCTGCTCCAATCTGGCCGCCGCCGCGCGTGTCCTCGCGACCAACTACCAGGCGGTCGCGCGCCTTGCCCCGAGCCGGGATCATGCGATCGCGACCGCCCTGTCGATGTACAATACCGGCGACCGGCAGCGCGGCTTTCGCAATGGCTATGTCGCCAGGGTCTATGCCAGCGCGTCGGCCGTCATTCCGCTGATCCGTGGCACGGCGCCGGTGGCTGCCGCACCAGCGATTCCTCAATCTCTGCCCACCTTCGCTCCGCCACCCGACACCCCTGTTTCGCCACCGGCCGCAGCTGGGTGGAATACAGCGGCGAGGGCGAGCCAGGCCTCGCTCATGGTGTTCGGCGACGGGGCCGCATCTCAGAAAGGACAGCATCCATGA
- a CDS encoding type IV secretion system protein VirB3, with translation MKESAALDERLREETLFLAVTRPTMWLGVPLEASLPIALAACLTLIVSGNPLYAGAIGGACLAVARLIVRHDANAFRLLWLWTMTKARSRNRAWWGGSSYSPLPVAGLKRKGFARG, from the coding sequence GTGAAGGAGAGCGCCGCCCTGGACGAGCGGCTGCGCGAGGAGACGCTGTTCCTGGCGGTCACGCGGCCGACGATGTGGCTCGGCGTGCCGCTCGAAGCCTCGTTGCCGATCGCGCTTGCCGCCTGTCTCACTTTGATCGTCAGCGGCAACCCGCTCTATGCCGGCGCCATCGGAGGCGCCTGTCTTGCCGTGGCGCGGCTCATCGTGCGGCACGATGCCAATGCCTTCCGGCTGCTGTGGCTGTGGACCATGACCAAGGCGCGCAGCCGGAACCGCGCCTGGTGGGGCGGCAGTTCCTATTCGCCGCTCCCGGTTGCCGGGCTGAAACGCAAGGGCTTTGCGCGTGGCTAG
- a CDS encoding recombinase family protein, whose protein sequence is MLKLHDFCNRAIYDDRASGSRDDRPGLAACLKSLRDGDVLIVWKLDRLGRTLTHLVSTVQNLSDRGIGLRVLTGKGAQIDTTTPSGRMVFGIFATLAEFERDMIRERTMAGLAAARARGRKGGRKFALSKAQVRLAQAAMAQRDTSVSDLCKELGIERVTLYRYVGPNGELRDYGQRVLAAKTR, encoded by the coding sequence ATGCTCAAGCTTCACGATTTTTGCAACAGAGCCATCTATGATGATCGTGCATCCGGTAGCCGTGATGATCGCCCCGGTCTTGCCGCCTGCCTGAAATCGTTGCGCGACGGCGATGTCCTCATCGTTTGGAAGCTCGACCGGCTCGGCCGAACGCTCACCCACCTGGTCAGCACGGTGCAGAATCTGTCGGATCGCGGTATCGGTCTGCGGGTGCTCACCGGCAAGGGCGCGCAGATCGACACCACGACGCCATCGGGCCGGATGGTGTTCGGCATTTTTGCCACACTGGCGGAGTTTGAGCGGGATATGATCCGCGAGCGCACCATGGCTGGCCTGGCCGCTGCCCGCGCGCGGGGACGCAAGGGTGGCCGCAAGTTCGCCCTCTCCAAGGCCCAGGTGCGGCTCGCTCAGGCTGCTATGGCCCAACGCGACACGTCCGTTTCCGACCTCTGCAAGGAACTCGGGATCGAGCGCGTCACTCTCTACCGCTATGTCGGTCCCAACGGGGAACTCCGGGATTACGGTCAGCGCGTGCTTGCTGCCAAAACGCGATGA